The Cucumis melo cultivar AY chromosome 6, USDA_Cmelo_AY_1.0, whole genome shotgun sequence genome includes a region encoding these proteins:
- the LOC103496085 gene encoding heavy metal-associated isoprenylated plant protein 45 translates to MFGRRFHRKKSSNAMSIVELLVHMDCDGCEGRIRRAVSKIEGVHSLEIDMNKQKVTVTGYVEERKVLKVVRGTGRKAELWPFPYDNEYYPYASQYYDESTYASTYNYYRHGFNEGVHGYFPDPLYSTVSDNTVHLFSEDNVHAYCSIM, encoded by the exons ATGTTTGGGCGACGATTTCATCGAAAAAAATCCTCCAATGCCATGTCC ATTGTAGAGCTTCTAGTGCACATGGATTGCGATGGATGTGAAGGTCGAATTCGAAGAGCGGTCTCCAAAATAGAAG GAGTACATAGCTTGGAAATAGACATGAACAAACAAAAGGTTACTGTAACTGGATATGTAGAGGAAAGAAAAGTGTTGAAGGTGGTGAGAGGGACGGGGCGAAAAGCGGAGCTATGGCCGTTCCCTTACGACAATGAATACTACCCATATGCATCGCAATACTATGACGAATCAACGTATGCTTcgacatataattattataggCATGGTTTCAATGAAGGCGTTCATGGATACTTTCCAGATCCTTTATATTCAACTGTTAGTGATAACACTGTTCATCTTTTTAGCGAAGATAATGTTCATGCTTATTGTAGTATTATGTGA